From the genome of Pukyongia salina, one region includes:
- a CDS encoding PorP/SprF family type IX secretion system membrane protein has translation MKHSYLTLILLILLGTFSGTAQQDPQYTQYMYNTQIVNPAYAGSRDALSFGLLYRTQWVGFEGAPKTASFTANTPIGSLDNMGLGISIVRDELGPAVESNVNIDYSYTINTSDNGELSFGLKAGLDLLDVDFTKLNIFDQNDPRFQNNIDNKLQPQIGAGVYYNTEKFYAGLSVPNFLTTKHFDEGSLANIDKETIAAERLHYFLIAGYVFDVSDNLKFKPATLVKAVSGSPLQWDVSANFLINEKFTLGAAYRWSAALSGLVGFQASDEIFIGFGYDFQTTDIEDYSDGSYEIMLRFDVFKTPERVLTPRFF, from the coding sequence ATGAAACACAGTTATCTAACACTCATACTTTTGATTTTACTTGGGACCTTTAGTGGTACGGCTCAGCAGGATCCCCAGTATACGCAGTATATGTACAATACGCAGATTGTCAACCCTGCCTATGCCGGATCTCGTGACGCCCTTAGTTTTGGGTTGTTGTACCGCACGCAGTGGGTTGGATTCGAGGGGGCTCCAAAGACGGCTTCCTTTACTGCCAATACGCCCATAGGTTCGCTGGATAATATGGGTCTTGGGATATCTATTGTACGCGATGAGTTGGGGCCAGCCGTCGAGTCTAATGTGAATATCGATTATTCCTATACGATCAACACCTCGGATAACGGGGAGCTGTCCTTTGGATTAAAGGCGGGACTCGATCTGTTGGATGTGGATTTCACTAAGTTGAATATCTTCGATCAGAACGATCCTCGATTTCAGAATAATATAGACAACAAACTACAGCCACAGATAGGAGCCGGGGTGTACTACAACACCGAGAAGTTCTATGCGGGGCTATCGGTACCAAACTTTTTAACGACCAAGCATTTCGATGAGGGATCTCTGGCCAATATAGATAAGGAGACCATAGCCGCGGAGCGTTTACACTATTTCCTTATTGCGGGCTATGTATTTGATGTGAGCGATAATTTGAAATTCAAACCCGCCACGCTGGTGAAGGCTGTTAGCGGATCACCCTTACAATGGGATGTATCGGCCAACTTTTTGATCAATGAGAAATTTACCTTAGGAGCCGCTTATCGATGGAGTGCTGCCTTGAGTGGCCTGGTAGGTTTCCAGGCTTCGGATGAGATATTTATTGGATTTGGATACGACTTCCAGACCACGGATATAGAGGATTACAGTGATGGTTCGTATGAGATCATGCTGCGTTTCGATGTATTCAAAACACCAGAAAGGGTACTAACACCACGATTCTTCTAA